Proteins encoded within one genomic window of Kibdelosporangium phytohabitans:
- a CDS encoding hemerythrin domain-containing protein, with protein MTDRRDENVIALLERQHVEIRTLFGVVEGTTGSERRDAFHDLVRLLAVHETAEEEVVHPEVRNADGGDAVVDARVGEEHRAKELLSTLYDMGPEAEGFDILFAELKADVLAHANHEEREEFPLLRALHDEDKLRSMAGAVRAAEMIAPTRPHPGIESPAANLLLGPPLAIMDRARDAIRSVFKR; from the coding sequence ATGACCGACCGGCGAGACGAGAACGTCATCGCGCTGCTGGAGCGGCAGCACGTCGAGATCCGGACACTGTTCGGGGTCGTGGAGGGCACGACCGGGTCCGAGCGCCGGGACGCGTTCCACGACCTCGTCCGTTTGCTCGCCGTGCACGAGACAGCCGAGGAAGAAGTCGTGCATCCCGAGGTCCGCAACGCCGACGGCGGCGACGCTGTCGTGGACGCCAGGGTGGGGGAAGAGCACCGGGCGAAGGAGCTGCTGTCCACGTTGTACGACATGGGCCCGGAGGCGGAAGGATTCGACATCCTCTTCGCGGAGCTGAAGGCCGACGTCCTCGCGCACGCCAACCACGAGGAACGCGAGGAGTTCCCGTTGCTGCGCGCGTTGCACGACGAGGACAAACTGCGTTCGATGGCGGGTGCCGTCCGTGCCGCCGAGATGATCGCGCCGACCCGGCCGCACCCGGGCATCGAGAGCCCCGCCGCGAACCTCCTGCTCGGGCCGCCGCTGGCGATCATGGACCGGGCCAGGGACGCGATCCGCTCGGTGTTCAAGCGGTGA